A region from the Lycium barbarum isolate Lr01 chromosome 8, ASM1917538v2, whole genome shotgun sequence genome encodes:
- the LOC132607371 gene encoding large ribosomal subunit protein eL21z/eL21y-like: MPAGHGLRSRTRDSFSRAFRKKGVIPLSTYLRIFKIGDYVDIKVNGAIHKGMPHKFYHGRTGRIWNVTKRAVGVEVNKQVRNKILKKRIHVRIEHIQASRCTEEVKERIKKNDQLKAEAKARGEVVSTKRQPAGPKPGFMVQGTTLETVTPIPYDVVNDLKGGY; encoded by the exons atgccgGCAGGACATGGATTAAGGTCTCGTACTAGAGATTCGTTTTCTCGTGCATTTAGAAAGAAGGGTGTTATCCCACTTTCGACTTATTTGAGGATATTCAAAATTGGAGATTATGTTGATATTAAGGTTAATGGTGCAATTCACAAAGGAATGCCACACAAGTTCTATCATGGTCGTACTGGTCGTATTTGGAATGTTACCAAACGCGCCGTTGGTGTCGAAGTTAACAAACAG GTTCGTAACAAAATCTTAAAAAAGAGGATCCATGTGAGGATTGAACACATTCAGGCTTCCCGGTGCACTGAAGAAGTCAAAGAAAGGATCAAGAAGAATGATCAGCTAAAGGCTGAGGCCAAAGCCAGAGGAGAGGTCGTCAGCACGAAAAGGCAACCCGCAGGACCCAAACCAGGTTTCATGGTTCAAGGCACTACATTGGAGACGGTTACCCCCATACCATATGATGTGGTCAATGATTTGAAGGGAGGCTATTGA
- the LOC132607370 gene encoding probable protein kinase At2g41970, with translation MSCCGGGEEDVYSGGPPPNQNTAPPKAGNPYGGVSDRAEPRGGTRNGAPQKVLPIEIPAVPLDELNKLTGNFGQKALIGEGSYGRVFFAKLSDGQQAAIKKLDTSSSAEPDSDFTAQLSTVSRLKHEHFVTLMGYCLEANNRILIYEFAAMGSLHDVLHGRKGVQGAEPGPVLTWNQRVKIAYGAAKGLEFLHEKIQPPIIHRDVRSSNVLLFDDFTAKIADFNLTNQTSDTAARLHSTRVLGTFGYHAPEYAMTGQITQKSDVYSFGVVLLELLTGRKPVDHTMPKGQQSLVTWATPRLSEDKVKQCVDPKLNNDCPAKAIAKMAAVAALCVQYEADFRPNMTIVVKALQPLLNAKPAGLESNT, from the exons ATGTCGTGCTGTGGAGGTGGAGAAGAGGACGTTTACAGCGGTGGTCCGCCACCTAACCAAAATACAGCCCCTCCTAAAGCCGGCAATCCCTACGGTGGTG TTAGTGATAGAGCAGAGCCAAGGGGTGGTACAAGAAATGGAGCTCCTCAGAAAGTTTTACCAATCGAGATACCGGCTGTGCCCTTGGACGAGCTAAACAAATTGACCGGTAACTTTGGTCAGAAAGCTTTGATCGGAGAGGGATCTTACGGACGCGTATTTTTTGCTAAATTAAGCGATGGCCAGCAAGCGGCGATTAAAAAGTTGGACACTAGTTCTTCAGCAGAACCAGATTCAGACTTTACAGCCCAG TTATCAACGGTTTCAAGACTTAAGCATGAGCATTTTGTGACTCTTATGGGGTATTGCCTAGAAGCAAACAATAGAATCTTGATATATGAATTTGCAGCTATGGGCTCTCTACATGATGTATTACACG GTAGAAAAGGGGTTCAAGGTGCGGAGCCTGGTCCAGTTCTTACCTGGAACCAGAGAGTTAAAATTGCATATGGTGCAGCAAAAGGCCTCGAGTTCTTACATGAGAAAATTCAGCCCCCTATTATTCATCGCGATGTCAGATCCAGCAATGTACTTCTCTTTGATGATTTTACAGCAAAGATTGCTGATTTCAACTTGACAAACCAAACTTCCGATACAGCAGCTCGTCTGCATTCCACTCGAGTTTTGGGGACATTTGGCTACCACGCTCCGGA GTATGCAATGACAGGACAGATAACACAAAAAAGCGATGTCTATAGTTTTGGCGTTGTTCTTCTAGAactcctgactggaagaaagccAGTGGATCATACAATGCCCAAAGGGCAACAAAGTCTTGTCACTTGG GCAACTCCAAGATTGAGTGAAGACAAAGTGAAACAGTGTGTTGATCCAAAGCTAAATAATGACTGTCCTGCAAAAGCAATTGCCAAG ATGGCAGCAGTTGCAGCACTTTGTGTTCAATATGAGGCAGATTTTCGGCCAAATATGACCATAGTTGTTAAGGCACTGCAACCACTTCTCAATGCAAAACCTGCAGGACTTGAGTCTAATACATAG